From a single Collimonas pratensis genomic region:
- a CDS encoding esterase/lipase family protein has product MSEPVLPEATRRLTLQFDQNGEPTYATVCSPKSFKSRSLAVVPPRHVIPVIFVPGVMGTNLCGNENAKTPNAPAWRPPNGTLAGLGEVRRRIRQQPKDRQMQMIPETTKVDASGKISIPKGIDTLTEEEARRRGWGEIHWDSYGKILTELERSLNDLYINPGVENPTPMKVWDLAKTLKKGKSGKEEDILKVWNPIKGDASPLTDDEFTRMNDYYYPVWACGYNWLESNEKSAQLLVKRIKEALDWYSSTKYFIPEGKVIVLTHSMGGMVTRRASQLIEGQILGVVNSVQPVGGAPVVYRRFRAGTEVGGMFDIEGAALSTIIGWDAADITCVMANSSGPMELLPTKHYPSKWLRMERQGDSTGESPQTPDPSDVFAKSMQKDRHPLFSLPISNPYSEIYARTAQEVWWGMIDETLIDPADVAKDRKITPIKMHRTALKDAENFHDTVELHCHPNTYAHYGADAKQDSFGSVHWVTSADIPSDVREGLTGLTSREWNKTGKAAVGSENDGITFKLENKVKPQNDDDPNAGDATVPYLSAALVGEEATHVFKMKGFDHAASYKSDDVIENVLYCLGKIIQGAIPAKDLPQNKGETCPAPAAAPASDSPESDSQSSPASAS; this is encoded by the coding sequence ATGAGTGAACCTGTTCTCCCGGAAGCGACACGTCGATTGACACTTCAGTTTGATCAAAATGGTGAGCCTACCTATGCCACGGTCTGTAGTCCTAAAAGCTTTAAGAGTAGATCCCTGGCTGTTGTACCGCCACGCCATGTAATTCCAGTGATTTTTGTACCCGGGGTCATGGGAACAAATCTATGCGGGAACGAAAATGCGAAAACACCAAATGCTCCCGCGTGGCGTCCTCCTAATGGAACACTAGCCGGTCTTGGTGAGGTGCGTCGGCGCATCCGGCAACAGCCCAAAGACCGGCAAATGCAAATGATCCCTGAGACAACGAAAGTTGACGCAAGCGGGAAAATATCAATCCCAAAAGGTATTGATACACTCACCGAAGAAGAAGCCAGGCGTCGAGGTTGGGGAGAGATACATTGGGATAGCTACGGCAAAATATTGACCGAACTGGAGCGCTCGCTTAACGACCTCTATATCAATCCTGGCGTGGAAAATCCGACACCAATGAAAGTGTGGGATTTAGCCAAAACTCTCAAGAAGGGCAAGTCCGGTAAAGAGGAAGACATTCTCAAGGTCTGGAACCCAATTAAAGGAGATGCGTCTCCTCTCACCGATGATGAGTTCACGCGCATGAACGATTATTACTATCCGGTGTGGGCTTGTGGCTACAACTGGCTGGAAAGTAACGAAAAATCTGCACAGCTCCTGGTGAAGCGAATCAAGGAGGCTCTCGATTGGTATAGCAGTACGAAATATTTCATCCCGGAAGGCAAGGTCATCGTGCTCACCCATTCGATGGGTGGGATGGTAACCCGTAGAGCCTCCCAATTGATAGAAGGTCAGATTCTTGGTGTCGTGAACAGTGTGCAACCCGTGGGAGGCGCGCCCGTCGTTTATCGCAGATTTCGCGCTGGTACTGAGGTCGGTGGCATGTTTGATATTGAAGGTGCCGCGTTGTCAACGATTATCGGCTGGGATGCTGCAGACATTACCTGCGTCATGGCTAACTCTTCCGGACCGATGGAACTATTGCCAACAAAACATTATCCGTCGAAATGGCTTCGCATGGAGAGACAAGGGGACAGCACGGGTGAATCGCCACAAACACCTGACCCTAGTGACGTATTTGCTAAATCGATGCAGAAGGACCGTCATCCGCTTTTCTCTCTCCCGATATCCAATCCATATAGTGAAATTTATGCTAGGACGGCACAAGAAGTGTGGTGGGGTATGATCGATGAGACTTTGATTGATCCAGCTGACGTCGCAAAAGACCGAAAAATAACGCCGATCAAAATGCATCGCACGGCACTGAAGGACGCAGAAAATTTTCATGACACCGTTGAACTGCATTGCCATCCCAATACGTACGCGCATTACGGCGCGGATGCCAAGCAAGACTCGTTTGGCAGCGTGCATTGGGTCACTTCAGCTGATATACCGAGCGATGTCAGGGAAGGATTGACAGGCTTGACCTCGAGAGAGTGGAACAAAACTGGAAAAGCGGCAGTAGGTAGTGAGAACGACGGCATCACCTTTAAACTAGAAAATAAAGTGAAGCCGCAAAATGACGACGATCCAAATGCCGGCGACGCAACGGTTCCGTATCTTTCAGCGGCTTTGGTCGGCGAAGAGGCGACGCACGTTTTCAAAATGAAGGGTTTCGACCATGCTGCCAGCTACAAAAGTGACGATGTAATTGAAAATGTGCTGTATTGCCTTGGTAAAATCATTCAAGGTGCAATCCCAGCCAAAGATTTGCCACAGAATAAAGGAGAAACATGTCCAGCTCCCGCCGCGGCTCCTGCCAGCGACTCGCCAGAATCGGATTCACAATCCTCGCCGGCTTCGGCCTCGTGA
- a CDS encoding type VI secretion system Vgr family protein — protein MSSLLTNIANPLLQFSQERRILRVKFSPNAGFSADAFLPHQLNGSEGICEAMNYRLRCLTTNIGVPLKSLIGVPLAMSIENDQGGQRDICGIITGASELAADGGFTLLELHIEDALSILRHRSTWRVFLNQSIRDVTETILTEHLHRNSVLARSFQFSTDGLKETYAAREFRMQAGESDFGFLTRIWRREGICWYFSHAIDGDAPVHTLHLADTPNNWEDNSAGSIRFHRADATEKTDTITAFEAHRQFVLGEYQAASYDYKATRNSSATETSAINQGKAGNAMAAGLTNYHYASPHAADSQEELERVTRKQMQAHEYRGKHFCGEGVNRALSGSIATVFSLTGHPEIDTHPQDERRFVLTRIELSARNNLLLDSTVRNALHLDVEGPIYSNRFECVRANVPIVATYDPACVPNVGPISVRVTGSGDKEIDVDDQGRIAVRFLFTLPEEHAKTGASDTASDSARLRVASPWADAGFGATFWPRVGSEGIVFFLQNDPDKPVFMANINNASRTPTRFSGKGSLPGNSALYGIRSKEVKGAGFGELLFDDSTGQTKTKLSSELGATQLNQGWIGHPRTDGSSDKRGEGFEARTDLAGAIRAAQGLLITADPRPNAGGQVLDRQELIGQLETALAIAKQLAELANTHEAGTTDTAPAQKLADQIKSWDADKAGGAAAIAVTAPAGVAVSSPNSVVTAAGTNLDMIAVQDANLTTGRKVQVRAGQGLSMFVPQQDAQLIAATGKIQAQAQANEMELGAAKRMHVYSLESLLLEAPQIVLRTDGAEIVIGNGKITMSSSAPVDVKAPSFNFGGSGGGNTDLPNMPHSTLATDERIAFAGRSGKGTENLPYEVRDTAGSVLDQGKSTANGATQNTVTDSVIKALTVHLKP, from the coding sequence GTGTCTTCTTTGCTCACCAATATTGCCAACCCGCTACTGCAATTCAGCCAGGAGCGCCGCATCCTCCGAGTGAAATTTTCCCCCAATGCCGGCTTCTCCGCCGACGCGTTCCTGCCGCATCAACTCAACGGTTCCGAGGGTATATGCGAGGCGATGAACTATCGTTTGCGCTGTCTGACCACCAATATCGGCGTCCCGTTGAAATCGCTGATTGGCGTGCCGCTTGCCATGTCGATAGAAAACGACCAGGGTGGCCAGCGTGACATTTGCGGGATTATCACCGGCGCCTCGGAATTGGCCGCCGATGGCGGCTTTACGCTGTTGGAGCTGCATATAGAAGACGCCCTGTCGATCCTGCGCCACCGCAGCACCTGGCGGGTCTTTCTCAACCAGTCCATCCGCGACGTCACCGAGACGATACTGACGGAGCATCTCCATCGCAATAGCGTGCTGGCGCGCTCGTTCCAGTTCAGTACCGATGGCCTGAAAGAAACGTATGCCGCGCGCGAATTCAGGATGCAGGCGGGGGAAAGCGATTTCGGCTTCCTGACCCGCATATGGCGCCGCGAGGGCATCTGCTGGTATTTCAGCCACGCTATCGATGGCGACGCGCCGGTGCATACGCTGCACTTAGCCGATACGCCCAATAACTGGGAAGACAATTCCGCCGGCAGCATTCGTTTTCACCGCGCCGATGCGACCGAAAAAACGGACACCATTACCGCCTTCGAGGCGCACCGGCAGTTTGTCCTTGGCGAGTACCAGGCCGCCAGTTACGACTACAAGGCAACCCGCAACAGCAGCGCTACCGAAACCTCGGCAATTAATCAGGGCAAGGCCGGCAATGCAATGGCCGCCGGCCTCACCAATTATCACTATGCTTCACCGCATGCGGCAGATAGTCAGGAAGAGCTTGAGCGTGTCACACGCAAGCAGATGCAGGCCCACGAGTACCGTGGCAAGCATTTCTGCGGTGAAGGCGTTAATCGTGCTCTCAGCGGCAGTATTGCCACGGTGTTTTCGCTGACCGGTCATCCCGAGATTGATACCCATCCCCAGGATGAGCGGCGCTTCGTGCTGACGCGCATCGAGCTGTCCGCTCGCAACAACCTGCTGCTGGACTCGACGGTGCGCAATGCGCTGCATCTGGACGTGGAAGGCCCGATTTACAGCAACCGCTTTGAATGCGTCCGCGCCAATGTTCCTATCGTCGCGACCTACGATCCCGCTTGCGTGCCGAATGTCGGACCGATCAGCGTGCGCGTCACTGGCAGCGGAGATAAAGAAATTGATGTGGACGACCAGGGACGCATAGCCGTAAGGTTTTTGTTTACCCTGCCGGAAGAACACGCCAAGACCGGCGCCTCGGATACGGCCAGCGATTCAGCACGCCTAAGGGTCGCTTCGCCTTGGGCCGACGCTGGTTTCGGCGCCACCTTCTGGCCGCGCGTGGGCAGTGAGGGAATTGTTTTCTTCCTGCAAAATGATCCGGATAAACCTGTGTTCATGGCGAATATCAATAACGCCAGCAGGACGCCCACCCGATTTTCCGGCAAGGGATCATTGCCGGGTAACTCAGCCTTGTACGGCATCCGATCAAAGGAAGTCAAAGGCGCGGGGTTCGGGGAACTCCTGTTCGACGATAGTACCGGACAAACCAAAACAAAATTGTCGTCTGAGCTAGGCGCGACCCAGCTGAACCAGGGCTGGATCGGTCATCCCCGTACTGACGGCAGCTCCGACAAGCGGGGGGAAGGATTTGAAGCACGCACAGATTTGGCGGGCGCCATCAGAGCCGCCCAGGGACTGCTGATTACCGCTGACCCCCGGCCTAATGCCGGCGGCCAGGTGCTGGACCGCCAGGAGCTCATTGGCCAGCTGGAAACCGCGCTGGCAATCGCCAAGCAGTTGGCAGAACTTGCCAACACCCATGAAGCAGGCACGACCGATACCGCGCCGGCGCAAAAATTGGCCGACCAGATCAAAAGCTGGGATGCCGACAAAGCGGGCGGTGCTGCCGCCATCGCCGTGACGGCGCCGGCCGGCGTTGCCGTGTCCAGTCCCAATTCGGTCGTGACGGCCGCCGGCACCAACCTGGACATGATCGCAGTCCAGGACGCTAACCTGACCACCGGTCGTAAGGTGCAGGTCCGCGCCGGACAAGGTTTGTCGATGTTCGTGCCGCAGCAAGATGCGCAATTAATTGCCGCGACCGGTAAGATCCAGGCCCAGGCACAGGCAAACGAAATGGAGCTGGGCGCGGCCAAGCGCATGCATGTCTATTCGCTTGAGTCGCTGTTGCTGGAGGCGCCACAGATTGTGCTGCGCACCGATGGCGCGGAAATCGTCATCGGCAACGGCAAGATCACGATGTCGTCGTCCGCGCCGGTTGACGTCAAAGCGCCGTCGTTCAACTTTGGCGGCAGCGGCGGCGGCAATACTGATCTGCCCAATATGCCGCATTCGACGCTGGCTACCGACGAGCGGATTGCGTTTGCCGGGCGCAGCGGAAAAGGAACGGAAAACTTGCCATATGAAGTTCGTGATACAGCTGGCTCGGTGTTGGATCAAGGAAAATCGACCGCGAATGGCGCAACGCAAAATACCGTCACCGATAGCGTTATCAAAGCGTTGACCGTGCATTTGAAACCTTGA
- a CDS encoding T6SS immunity protein Tli4 family protein: MSSSRRGSCQRLARIGFTILAGFGLVTAYAKDPMMSETKTYCVGRFLVDVPKDAEINGQSNEFIYGRIESEKTQIDPKAFAAQMEKREATLKAVNPDKSRSLKEAYSVGLSGKVLVTFENVYGDKDYGFEAYKLDHDRLFSLKQKNFDETVFRNEVSNRLKNDLLPRLRNRQPDEIPSEPGFCIKDGFIADNAAQTQYENASISFHFPRWPDLVITVSTVTVSKAGEKTLLQRVDGHPLPAVYASVAGQLKTLRRGTHDVGDRKGEEILELLPTDEGIKQHSFRWEASGTKDKVLLPDIVLEYESGTPLNGHPRRPTLSDDEATKLFDSVVNSIRLRPTGPAKVSSADPTPSSPQAPLGEVVATGAVCPQTGWWQCIETGNIDGGRRRFFKSGEAMPAAVLLGDANMWQTLRGQRPSHSLNTVWSLVAYEQIAAAPIPATIKTDADDTPGTSLPGESTPG; encoded by the coding sequence ATGTCCAGCTCCCGCCGCGGCTCCTGCCAGCGACTCGCCAGAATCGGATTCACAATCCTCGCCGGCTTCGGCCTCGTGACCGCTTACGCCAAGGACCCCATGATGAGTGAGACAAAAACCTACTGTGTAGGCCGTTTCTTGGTTGATGTGCCGAAAGACGCCGAAATCAACGGTCAAAGTAACGAATTTATATACGGACGAATTGAATCTGAGAAGACTCAGATCGATCCAAAAGCTTTTGCGGCCCAAATGGAAAAGCGTGAGGCAACGCTCAAGGCCGTTAATCCAGATAAAAGCAGGTCGTTGAAAGAAGCATATTCTGTAGGCTTGAGCGGGAAAGTACTGGTGACCTTTGAAAATGTTTATGGTGACAAAGACTATGGTTTTGAGGCGTACAAGTTAGACCATGATCGCCTGTTTTCTCTGAAGCAGAAAAATTTCGACGAGACCGTGTTCCGCAACGAAGTCTCCAACCGCCTTAAAAACGATTTACTTCCTCGCCTACGGAATCGTCAACCAGACGAAATCCCGTCAGAGCCTGGATTTTGTATAAAAGATGGGTTCATTGCCGATAATGCTGCTCAGACCCAATATGAGAATGCGAGCATTAGTTTTCACTTCCCGCGCTGGCCGGATTTGGTCATTACCGTCAGTACGGTAACCGTAAGCAAAGCTGGTGAGAAAACGTTGCTGCAGCGAGTCGATGGTCATCCACTGCCTGCAGTGTACGCATCTGTTGCAGGGCAGTTGAAAACACTGCGACGAGGAACGCATGATGTAGGTGACCGTAAAGGCGAAGAAATTCTGGAGCTATTGCCGACGGACGAAGGAATTAAGCAGCATTCGTTTAGATGGGAAGCAAGCGGGACAAAAGACAAAGTCTTGTTGCCTGATATCGTACTTGAATACGAAAGTGGCACCCCACTAAACGGACACCCTCGGCGTCCCACCTTGAGCGATGACGAAGCTACCAAATTATTCGACAGCGTCGTCAATTCGATACGACTGCGTCCAACCGGCCCAGCCAAAGTCAGTAGCGCAGACCCTACACCGTCGTCGCCGCAAGCGCCGCTGGGTGAGGTTGTCGCTACCGGCGCGGTCTGCCCGCAGACCGGATGGTGGCAATGCATCGAAACCGGGAATATTGACGGCGGCCGGCGACGTTTCTTCAAGTCCGGTGAAGCGATGCCAGCTGCGGTGCTTCTTGGCGATGCCAATATGTGGCAAACATTGCGCGGTCAGCGGCCTAGTCATTCACTAAACACTGTGTGGTCCCTGGTCGCCTATGAGCAAATAGCGGCAGCACCTATTCCCGCTACTATTAAAACTGATGCCGACGACACACCTGGGACCTCGCTCCCTGGCGAATCGACGCCCGGCTAA
- a CDS encoding PAAR domain-containing protein, with product MPNVIRLGDATDHGGKVVSASAPFIVEGIAVARVGDTCMCPIQGHTVCVIVEGDPNFIVGGLAVAFDGHKTSCGASLISSLSNFGKF from the coding sequence ATGCCAAACGTAATCAGGCTCGGTGATGCAACGGACCATGGCGGCAAGGTCGTCTCGGCCAGTGCGCCGTTTATCGTCGAAGGGATAGCGGTGGCCCGCGTTGGCGATACCTGCATGTGTCCTATCCAGGGGCATACCGTTTGCGTCATTGTCGAGGGCGATCCGAATTTTATTGTCGGCGGACTGGCGGTGGCGTTCGACGGACATAAAACAAGCTGCGGCGCGAGCCTGATTTCCAGCTTGTCGAATTTTGGTAAATTTTAG
- a CDS encoding fatty acid desaturase family protein, producing MPTLNAQTGSTQSRRFDLSNLLVLALQSAVWAGVLTWLSKSDGLSLKWLILIPFCLVMQGVFSMMHETFHGSGHRRARLNYLIMWWASTMFGSSATLIHINHLGHHVRNRARAERADFAGPGESLLRKRIEYYVAILGGIWLGSLVGSIVLALLPAGIAINLSKRGSDNTYAVAFKDFSTQDFHRIRLEVLASIAMWLLAGWILDWKLLTIFIAYIAFAFSWSSLQWVYHMRTPLDPVEGTYNMRAPILVRWAFLNFNYNLTHHRRPRLRWQQLHETSSAIETRPLWFGLLQVFLPPQRLPDDLTQLDKTYF from the coding sequence ATGCCAACCCTAAATGCACAAACCGGCAGCACGCAATCGCGCCGTTTCGATTTGTCCAATCTGCTTGTGTTGGCATTGCAAAGCGCTGTCTGGGCCGGAGTTCTGACGTGGCTGTCGAAGAGCGATGGGTTGTCGCTGAAATGGTTGATCCTGATTCCGTTCTGTCTCGTCATGCAAGGTGTATTTTCGATGATGCATGAAACCTTTCATGGCTCCGGACATCGGCGAGCGAGGTTGAACTATTTGATAATGTGGTGGGCTTCAACCATGTTCGGAAGCTCGGCCACTTTGATTCATATCAATCATCTCGGCCACCATGTACGCAATCGCGCGCGCGCCGAACGGGCCGACTTCGCAGGTCCCGGCGAGTCCTTGCTGCGTAAGCGGATTGAGTATTATGTAGCAATTCTCGGCGGTATCTGGCTCGGCAGCCTCGTCGGAAGCATTGTGTTAGCGTTGCTGCCGGCTGGCATTGCGATCAACTTGTCGAAGCGTGGCAGCGATAACACTTATGCCGTTGCGTTCAAGGATTTCTCGACGCAAGACTTCCATCGTATCCGCCTTGAAGTCTTGGCCAGCATCGCCATGTGGTTGCTGGCAGGCTGGATCCTCGACTGGAAGCTGCTGACCATATTCATCGCCTACATTGCCTTTGCGTTTTCCTGGTCGTCGTTGCAATGGGTGTATCACATGCGTACGCCGCTCGATCCGGTTGAAGGCACCTACAACATGCGCGCCCCGATTCTTGTGCGCTGGGCTTTCCTGAACTTCAACTACAACCTGACGCACCATCGACGACCAAGATTACGCTGGCAGCAGTTGCATGAGACGTCGAGCGCCATCGAAACGCGTCCGCTTTGGTTTGGCTTATTACAGGTCTTCCTGCCGCCACAACGTCTGCCGGACGACCTAACGCAACTCGACAAAACCTATTTCTGA